A window of the Miscanthus floridulus cultivar M001 chromosome 14, ASM1932011v1, whole genome shotgun sequence genome harbors these coding sequences:
- the LOC136505513 gene encoding putative F-box protein At1g32420 produces the protein MASSSEGQGRRVEPVRAATNMGALPLDALYDILLRLPAKELCGLRLVCRSWRALLSDPAFAAAHAARYPEPLVLIGYNNNKSLELENGEWNWKYQGVISIMDLSGHVVKKLRVDGHITSMSLHLACVKKTGDGSCRLVNPATGAVHHVPKEDPAYGYSDRLCPFGQVASTREYKVLRKVSYSLNGNPRVLYEICAIVGRSSAVHGHEQWRMIQDPPCCIDIDWCAKASVVIDGVVYFLSKNAYSAGGSEQDWIASFDLETERWRPNIRGPQGLIIYNGLVVDKKLSLVNLNGSLVIVHLPYLCMDLWCLLDSDKGLWVRQYSIPIKEYYRRSISSSFTPLIVLDDGRIVIHIYGLGLGMLKIYDPKTNKLSSVAETGLSSAVSVYTGTLLSLEW, from the coding sequence ATGGCGTCGTCGTCGGAGGGGCAGGGCAGGCGCGTCGAGCCCGTTCGCGCCGCCACCAACATGGGTGCTCTGCCCCTGGACGCCCTCTACGACATCCTGCTCCGCCTCCCGGCCAAGGAACTCTGCGGCCTCCGCCtggtctgccggtcatggcgcgcCCTGCTCTCCGACCCAGCGTTCGCCGCCGCCCACGCAGCACGCTACCCTGAGCCACTCGTCCTCATCGGCTACAACAACAATAAGTCATTAGAATTAGAAAACGGTGAGTGGAACTGGAAATACCAAGGCGTCATCAGCATCATGGATCTGTCCGGGCACGTAGTCAAGAAACTGCGTGTGGACGGCCACATCACGAGCATGTCGCTCCACCTCGCCTGCGTCAAGAAGACCGGAGACGGCAGCTGCCGGCTGGTGAACCCAGCCACCGGAGCCGTGCACCACGTGCCGAAAGAGGATCCGGCTTACGGCTACAGCGACAGATTGTGCCCGTTTGGGCAGGTTGCCAGCACGAGGGAGTACAAGGTACTTCGAAAGGTTTCGTATTCGCTCAATGGCAACCCTCGTGTTCTCTATGAGATCTGCGCCATTGTCGGCAGGAGCAGTGCCGTTCATGGTCATGAGCAGTGGAGGATGATTCAGGATCCTCCATGCTGTATTGATATTGATTGGTGCGCCAAGGCCAGTGTGGTCATCGATGGAGTTGTCTACTTCCTAAGCAAAAATGCATATTCTGCTGGCGGTTCTGAGCAGGATTGGATAGCGTCATTTGACCTTGAGACAGAGAGGTGGAGACCAAATATCAGGGGACCCCAAGGCCTTATCATCTACAATGGACTGGTTGTTGACAAGAAGCTTTCATTAGTCAACCTAAATGGCTCACTGGTTATTGTTCATCTCCCGTATCTCTGTATGGACCTTTGGTGTCTGTTAGACTCCGACAAGGGCCTCTGGGTCAGGCAATACAGCATTCCGATCAAAGAGTACTACCGCCGCAGTATTTCCAGTTCCTTTACTCCCTTGATTGTGTTAGACGATGGGAGGATAGTGATACATATCTATGGGTTGGGATTGGGAATGTTGAAGATTTATGACCCAAAAACCAACAAGTTGTCGAGCGTTGCGGAGACGGGTCTCAGCAGTGCAGTTAGTGTGTACACAGGAACCTTGTTGAGCTTAGAGTGGTGA